TCTCGAGCGGTTCCAGGTGGAAGAGCAGATTCTTTGTAATCAGGAGGGGACACTTTGAACAACACGAATAAGCCAGGATCCACCAGGCGTTCATTTCTTGCCAGGCTTTCTCTCTGGATCGGTGGCCTGGCAGCCGGAGGCAGCGTTTTCGCCGCAGTGAGATCGCTGATCCCCAACGTGCTGTACGAGCCGTCCAAGAAAGTCAAGATCGGGACGGTTGATTTCATTCCGGAAGGCGTGACCCTTTACAAGGACGCGAAGACGTTCATCTGCAAACACAGCGCTGGAGGGAAGACGAAGATTCACGCCATATCAGCCATCTGTACACATCTGGGCTGCATTGTTCAACATACGGAGAGCGAAGAAGGAAAGGCCGGAATAAGAGACAAATCTACCGTAGGATTTTCCTGCGCATGTCATGGGAGTCAGTTCACCATCGACGGCGATGTGATCAAGGGACCCGCTCCGGAGCCGCTGCCGTGGTTGGGAGTATCGATATCTCCTGATGACGGCCAATTAGTTGTGGACACCAGCAAGATCGTCGAAAGGC
The sequence above is a segment of the Desulfomonile tiedjei DSM 6799 genome. Coding sequences within it:
- a CDS encoding ubiquinol-cytochrome c reductase iron-sulfur subunit encodes the protein MNNTNKPGSTRRSFLARLSLWIGGLAAGGSVFAAVRSLIPNVLYEPSKKVKIGTVDFIPEGVTLYKDAKTFICKHSAGGKTKIHAISAICTHLGCIVQHTESEEGKAGIRDKSTVGFSCACHGSQFTIDGDVIKGPAPEPLPWLGVSISPDDGQLVVDTSKIVERQKSLLVLKPKDSNVRKV